CTTGTTTATTATGAGAAAAGAATTTGATATTTCACAGTTCGATAAATATAGAGAAGATAACAGAAGAGAAGTAAAGAAAGCGAATGGAGGATTGCCGATCTCGTTATAGGACACATATTCTTCTTTTGCAAACTGTTATGGCGGTGTTATTATTCTAGGGATTAAAGAGGAAAAAGATGGGAGCTGGCAAACAACCGGATTGCAAAATGAATCGAAATTGTGTAAAGATTTTTGGGATACGATTAATAACCCGAAGAAAGTAAACCTCAATTTACTAACGGATGATGATATCGAGACCTATACAATAGGTGAAAGGAAAGATGTCATCATGGTGATATATGTTCCTATGGCAAAGAGGGAGCAAAAACCGATTTATATTAATAATGATATTTTTAACGGAACGTTCCGTAGAAATTATGAAGGAGATTATCATTGTACCAGATTGCAAGTAAAAGCAATGCTTCGTGATCAGACAGAGAGAACGATGGATATGGAGATTTTGGACAAGGTTCCTATGGAAGATTTGAATTATGATACAATTCATGGGTATCGAAACAGCCATAGAACTTTGAAGGAAGGGCATCCTTTTGAACGACTGAACGATCATGAGTATTTAAGAAGTATTGGAGCGGCGCTGTTTCCGAAGAAGATGGGAAATTGCATCCAACAGCAGCGGGTATGCTTATGTTTGGAAATGAGTATGATATTGTTCGGCATTTTCCCGAGTATTTTTTAGATTATAGAGAAGAAATGGATTCTGCAATTCGTTGGACTGACAGATTACAATCCAGTTCCGGTGAGTGGTCCCTTCTTAATGTGATTGCTGTTCGCTCCGTTCACAGCAACTTGGTCAAAATCCATTCCACTTGCTGTAAACTGTCAGGAATGCTATATTATAAGAAATATCTGTCGTACTGTACAGTTGTACCAAAAATAAAATGTATGGGAAAGACGGTGAAAAAATGATACCGCCTGTAAGAATACACGGACGGAAATGGGATGTGGAGGAATGGAGCATGTTTAAAGAAATTAGAGATGAACGGGCTTTCAACGGGATTTTAAATCAGATTATAGAGAACATTCAGAATGGCAGTCTCAAAGCGGGCGATGCCCTTCCGGCGGAGCGGACAATGGCGGAGATTATGGGAGTATCCAGACCGGCAGTCAGAGAAGCTTTGAGAGCACTGGAACTGCTGGGAATAGTCAAGCCGGTGCCGGGAGGCGGAAATTATATTACGGAGGACCTGGATACCTGGCTGATCGAACCTTTATCCATACTTTTTAAATTAAATAATGGATATCTGCGCCAGAATCAGCAGTTCCGTGCGGCACTGGAGCGAGAAGCGGCAATTCTTGCGGCACGAAAGTGCACACCGCTGGATGCAGCAGAATTATGGGTGATTCTTGCACGGCTGGACGCCGCAGAAGATGAAAAGATACGGGGTGAACTGGATCGCGAACTTCACAAGAAGATTGCAAAGATCGCAGATAACCCGATGGTTTACAGTGTCCTTGCGGCAGCAGATCAGCTTACTGAGAATATTGTTTCCGGGACGAGAGACTACATTATGAAAAAGAATAATTCTGTCAGAGAGGTTGATGACCAGCATCATCGGCTTGTTAAGGCAATCATCAACGGAGATGCAGAACAGGCGGAACGATGTATGTCCGAACATATGGATACGATTGAACGTTATATGGAAGAAATGCAAAAAAAATCCTGAGAAATTTTGGGCATTTTTACAGGATAAATTGATATGACCTCTATTGCATTTTGGTAATACCGGAGGTATAATTAAAATGTAAATTGGTAATGCCAATAAATAAAACTGGCAACACCAGAAGGAGGGACGAAACAATGGGATATGTGAAATGGTCACATGAGACACTGAATCATTTTTGCGGAGACGTATTCAAGGCGTTTGGTTTTACAGAGGAAGAAAGCAATCAGATCAAGGATGTGCTTCTTACGGCTGACCTTTATGGAATAGAAAGTCATGGCATGCAGAGAATGGTGCGTTATCATAAGGGAATCGAAAAGGGAACGATCCATCCGCAGGCAAAGCCTGAAATTGTATTTGAAACACCGATATCTGCAGTGATTGATGGTCATAATGGAATGGGACAGCTTATTTCCGTTTATGCAATGAAAAAAGCAATCGAAAAAGCCAAAAAGACTGGAGTTGGAATTGTAACTGTCCGTGAGTCTAATCATTTCGGTATCGCTGGATATTATGCAAAGATGGCATGCGATGAGGGACTTCTGGGAATGGCCTGTACAAATTCAGAGGCTATTATGGTTCCTACGTTTGGCAAAAAAGCCATGCTTGGATCAAACCCAATCGCAGTAGCTATGCCGGCAGACCCGTACCCGTTTTTCTTTGACTGTTCTACCACGGTAGTTACAAGAGGAAAACTCGAAATGTACAATAAAATGGAGAAACCACTTCCGGATGGATGGGCCCTGGACAAAGATGGTCATGCAAGTACAGATGCACCGGATGTCCTTTCCAATATTGTTGCAAAGAAGGGCGGTGGAATCATGCCCCTTGGTGGAAATGAAGAGGTTACAGGAAGCCACAAGGGATATGGATATGGTATGCTGTGTGAACTATTCAGTTCCATTCTTTCTATGGGTGTTACTTCGGATCATTGCTGCACATTCCCGGATAAAACAGGAATCTGTCATGGATTTATGGCAATCGATCCGGCTGCATTTGGTGATCCTCAAGCAATCCGCAGACACTTTTCAGAATACCTGGAAGCTTTGAGAGAAAGTCCGAAGGCAGAAGGCAAAGATCGTATTTATACACATGGTGAAAAAGAAGTTTTGGCAGAAAAAGATAGAAGAGAGCATGGATTACCTGTAAACGATAATACGATGGTCGAACTTGCTAATCTGTGTGGATATCTCGGACTTGACTTTAATAAATATTTTGATGGATATGAGCTTCCAAAAGAAAGCAAATTCTTTACCGGTAATTATTAATAGATTAGAAGATTGCTGTGAACGGAGTGAACAGCAACAATAGAAGAGTTGAATGATACGGTTTCGCAAAATTTAAGATACCAGGGAGGACAATAGAAATGGATTATGCAAAAGAATCTTTAAGACTGCATGGAGAATGGAAAGGTAAGATTGAAGTTGTAACAAGAGTACCTGTAGAAAATAAGGATGATCTGTCACTTGCCTATACACCAGGTGTTGCACAGCCTTGTCTCGAAATCCAGAAGGATGTGGATAAATCTTATGATCTTACCAGAAGATGGAACATGTGTCTGGTAGTAACTGACGGTTCAGCTGTTCTTGGACTTGGAAATATCGGACCAGAGGCCGGAATGCCGGTAATGGAAGGAAAATGTGTACTTTTCAAGGCATTTGGCGATGTAGATGCATTCCCTCTTTGTATCAAGAGCAATGATGTAGATGAGATCGTTAATACAATTTATCTGATCTCCGGTTCTTTTGGCGGAGTAAATCTGGAAGATATTTCAGCACCGAGATGTTTTGAAATTGAGAAGAAATTAAAAGAAAAATGTGATATCCCGATTTTCCACGACGATCAGCATGGTACAGCGATTATCACTCTTGCCGGTCTGACCAACGCACTGAAGGTTGTAGGAAAGAAAAAAGAAGATGTTCGTATCGTTATGAACGGAGCAGGAGCTGCTGCAATTTCTATTGCACGTCTCCTTCTGACAGCAGGATTCAAAGATATCACTCTCTGCGACAGAAAGGGTGCAATCTACGAGGGACGCCCGGAAGGCATGAATCCGATCAAAGAAGAAATGGCTAAAGTTACTAACCTGGCTAAAAAATCCGGTTCTCTTGCAGAGATGCTGGTTGGCGCTGATGTATTTATCGGTGTTTCAGCACCGGGTGCTGTTACAACAGAGATGGTTAAGACCATGAACAAAGATGCAGTTGTTTTTGCATGTGCGAACCCGACTCCGGAGATTTACCCGGATGATGCAAAGGCAGGCGGAGCAAAAGTTGTTTCCACAGGAAGAAGTGATTTCCCGAACCAGATCAACAACGTACTTGCTTTCCCGGGAATCTTCCGTGGTGCATTTGATGTGAGAGCAAAAGAAATCAATGACGAAATGAAATTGGCAGCGTCTGAAGCACTTGCAAATCTGATCACAGATGAGGAACTTTCTCCGGAGTATATTATTCCGAAGGCATTTGATAAGCGAGTAGGACCAGCGGTAGCCAAAGCGGTTGCTGAGGCAGCAAAGAGAACCGGTGTAGCTCGTATTTAAACGAGATACGCAGGGGTAACACCGGAAAGTCATGAGACTGCACTGAAGGTCATGAAAGCGTGCCAGATAGAGGTTGTCGAATGAACGGATTACAAAAAGATATAGAATAAAGCAGAAGGGGCTGTCGGTTAATATCACATTTCGGCATCCTCAGTAGCAATTGAAAGGATCCCTGCAAGGACAAGGCTTGTTAGCCTTCCACCTTGCGTAGGATCCTTTTTTCTATGAAAGATGAAATTTATTTTTGGCCGCAAAAATCCCTTGTCTGGATTTTTACAGCCACACTTTTGATCAAGCTGTTTTTTCGGTGTTTTTCCCTCAAACTTCTTTAATTTTTCATTGAGAAAACGGCAGTATTTATTTATATTCCTTCCGATTGCGGTCCGCTCAAGAGATTAAAAGATAAATAAAAGTAGAGTAGTTTGAGATGGGATTAATTTCAATAATTTTCTCTTTTTCTGTTTACGAATCTTTATTTTGATATATAATATAGATGTAACAGAAAATAAATTTGATACAGAGAGGTAACACTATGAAGATAGCAGCCTATTGCCGTGTTTCCACAGATAAAGCCGACCAGCTCAACAGTTTAGAAGCTCAAAAGGAATTTTTCTCTGAATATACGCAGCGCACCGGAGATGTCTTAGTAAAATTATATGCAGATGAAGGTATTTCCGGAACCAAAATCAAAAATCGTAAGGAATTTCTTCGTATGATGTCTGATGCGGAAAAAGGAATGTTTGATATGGTCGTTGTAAAGGACATTTCTCGTTTTGCCAGAAATACCGTGGATCTTTTACAGAATGTTCGCAAGCTGAAAGCGTTAGGTATTGAAACCCAGTTCCTTACAGCGAATATGACAAGTATGGGAAATAGTGAGTTTGTTCTCACCATCTTTGGAGCATTGGCTCAGGAAGAAAGCGCTAATACATCTAAGCGAGTGAAATTTGGAAAGAAACTGAATGCAGAAAAGGGACGAGTTCCGAATATTGTGTACGGTTATGATAAAACGATCGGGGATTATTTTAACCTTGAGATTAACAAAGAAGAATCTAAGGTTGTCAAACAAATTTACAAGTGGTACACAGAAGAAGGTTACGGTGCTGCCAAGATTTCTAATATGCTGAATGAAAAAGGGTATCGAACAAAGCGAAATTGCAAATGGAGCCAGAATGCCATCTGTCGGATTTTGACCAATGAGATTTATACGGGAAAGATTATCAATGGAAAGCAGGAAATCAGTGATTTTCTGACTGGTCAGAGAAGAGAGAAGGATGAAACGGAATGGCTTGTTGTGGAACGTCCGGAGCTTCGTATGATTGAAGATGAAGTGTTTGAAAAAGCACAGGAAATTCTTCGTGGAAGAAACGATGCATTTAACTTGAATCATGAACGTCAAAGTAACAAATATTTATTTTCTACGTTGATTAAATGTAAAGAATGTGGATGGTCGTTTAGAAGAACAGTCCGTACTTACAAAAATACTTATGTGCGCTGGGTTTGTTCCGGAAGAAATGGAAAAGGAGCAGATAGCTGTCCAAATAAAACTGCTGTAGATGAAGAAGAATTAATCCAGGTTTTACAGGGATATTTCAATCGGATTCTACAGCAAAAAAATAAAGTGATTGATTATGTAGTGAAAGAATTTCAAAGAGTGTACAAAGCAAAAGATGAAAATGCAGAGTACGAAAAGGAATTAAACTTACAAGTTGCCAGATTACAGAGAATGAGACAGAAATACATGGATATGTACACCGATGATTTGATTTCCAGAGAAGAATTGAATGATAAATTAGGTGGCACACGGCAAGAACTGGAGCGTATGGAAAATGAGTTGAAAATGGTATCTAGCAATTTGACAAAGGGAGACCAGATGGAAAAAATTCTAAACGATACCTTTAAGCAGATTGAGGATATTACAGATGTTCATGAGATGACCAATGTACAGTTAAAGAGACTGATTAAGAAAATCGAAGTAGACAAAGATGGAAATGTGGATATTTACCTTCGATTATTGGGAGATTTGGGATTAAATGAAAGCATTTTAGTGGAAGACGAGTGTGAAAATAAAACAGCTCTAAATAGTAATGACCAAACATAAAGATGTAACCGAGCGATTACAGCAACTTAACCCCGCTTTAGCATATAGTGCAAGAAAAGTACTTGATGTAAATAAATCAGAACGTCATATTCGTGGTGGACTTGCTACCAGAGAAAAGTATTTGCATCAACAAGAACAAAGGAAAAAATAAAAAGAAAGGATGTCCGGCAGTATTAGGACAAGAAAAGCAATGAGCAAAAAGGAATTGAAAGCACCTGTCATACCGAAAAAATTAGCACTTGTGAAAGATGCAAAAAACATCTTGGAAGAAAGTGCAGAGCAGGAATATGAGATTATAAACCGGTTATTCGAAAATATTTTTTTGACAAAAATTCATGCCGGGCATTTAGAAATTAAACAGACTGTATTTCGAGGGTGTAGATTTACAGGATGTGACTTTTCTGAAACTTCTTTTACAAATGTTCGATTTGTGGAGTGTGATTTTTCAAATTCAAATTTTAGCGATGCTTACTTTAAGTGTTGTTCTTTTCAGAAATGTAAAGCAGTGGGTGCTGATTTTTAC
The DNA window shown above is from Blautia hansenii DSM 20583 and carries:
- a CDS encoding NADP-dependent malic enzyme, translated to MDYAKESLRLHGEWKGKIEVVTRVPVENKDDLSLAYTPGVAQPCLEIQKDVDKSYDLTRRWNMCLVVTDGSAVLGLGNIGPEAGMPVMEGKCVLFKAFGDVDAFPLCIKSNDVDEIVNTIYLISGSFGGVNLEDISAPRCFEIEKKLKEKCDIPIFHDDQHGTAIITLAGLTNALKVVGKKKEDVRIVMNGAGAAAISIARLLLTAGFKDITLCDRKGAIYEGRPEGMNPIKEEMAKVTNLAKKSGSLAEMLVGADVFIGVSAPGAVTTEMVKTMNKDAVVFACANPTPEIYPDDAKAGGAKVVSTGRSDFPNQINNVLAFPGIFRGAFDVRAKEINDEMKLAASEALANLITDEELSPEYIIPKAFDKRVGPAVAKAVAEAAKRTGVARI
- a CDS encoding Ldh family oxidoreductase; protein product: MGYVKWSHETLNHFCGDVFKAFGFTEEESNQIKDVLLTADLYGIESHGMQRMVRYHKGIEKGTIHPQAKPEIVFETPISAVIDGHNGMGQLISVYAMKKAIEKAKKTGVGIVTVRESNHFGIAGYYAKMACDEGLLGMACTNSEAIMVPTFGKKAMLGSNPIAVAMPADPYPFFFDCSTTVVTRGKLEMYNKMEKPLPDGWALDKDGHASTDAPDVLSNIVAKKGGGIMPLGGNEEVTGSHKGYGYGMLCELFSSILSMGVTSDHCCTFPDKTGICHGFMAIDPAAFGDPQAIRRHFSEYLEALRESPKAEGKDRIYTHGEKEVLAEKDRREHGLPVNDNTMVELANLCGYLGLDFNKYFDGYELPKESKFFTGNY
- a CDS encoding FadR/GntR family transcriptional regulator; amino-acid sequence: MFKEIRDERAFNGILNQIIENIQNGSLKAGDALPAERTMAEIMGVSRPAVREALRALELLGIVKPVPGGGNYITEDLDTWLIEPLSILFKLNNGYLRQNQQFRAALEREAAILAARKCTPLDAAELWVILARLDAAEDEKIRGELDRELHKKIAKIADNPMVYSVLAAADQLTENIVSGTRDYIMKKNNSVREVDDQHHRLVKAIINGDAEQAERCMSEHMDTIERYMEEMQKKS
- a CDS encoding recombinase family protein; this encodes MKIAAYCRVSTDKADQLNSLEAQKEFFSEYTQRTGDVLVKLYADEGISGTKIKNRKEFLRMMSDAEKGMFDMVVVKDISRFARNTVDLLQNVRKLKALGIETQFLTANMTSMGNSEFVLTIFGALAQEESANTSKRVKFGKKLNAEKGRVPNIVYGYDKTIGDYFNLEINKEESKVVKQIYKWYTEEGYGAAKISNMLNEKGYRTKRNCKWSQNAICRILTNEIYTGKIINGKQEISDFLTGQRREKDETEWLVVERPELRMIEDEVFEKAQEILRGRNDAFNLNHERQSNKYLFSTLIKCKECGWSFRRTVRTYKNTYVRWVCSGRNGKGADSCPNKTAVDEEELIQVLQGYFNRILQQKNKVIDYVVKEFQRVYKAKDENAEYEKELNLQVARLQRMRQKYMDMYTDDLISREELNDKLGGTRQELERMENELKMVSSNLTKGDQMEKILNDTFKQIEDITDVHEMTNVQLKRLIKKIEVDKDGNVDIYLRLLGDLGLNESILVEDECENKTALNSNDQT